Proteins co-encoded in one Methanobacterium veterum genomic window:
- a CDS encoding GAP family protein, which translates to MSEPHIIAEIITFSLGAAINPTNLTIVLLYLGAQNRPLQKGSSYYAGNFSAAFLWAFLSLIFGAALLTFVPHFSTFVSACIDAGIGFILLLLGIYLFRKKKPQKHDKAKEAKKEPSIYKVFSFGFFMNMANYSSIPLLFVASKDVGLTGFPFDYQIALLLVICLIMNMMVEIPLIFYVLERQRAAKILRKANTFFISNGNIIMGIYIFLIGLFLLWRGINVLNIL; encoded by the coding sequence ATGTCAGAACCACATATCATAGCAGAAATAATCACATTCTCATTAGGGGCTGCAATAAATCCGACTAATTTAACGATAGTCCTGCTTTATTTAGGTGCTCAAAACAGACCTTTACAAAAAGGAAGTTCATATTATGCAGGAAACTTTTCAGCTGCTTTTTTGTGGGCATTTTTAAGCTTAATCTTTGGCGCAGCGCTCCTTACGTTTGTACCTCATTTTTCTACTTTTGTTTCAGCTTGTATTGATGCAGGAATTGGTTTTATACTTTTACTCCTTGGAATTTATCTTTTTAGAAAGAAAAAACCTCAAAAACATGATAAGGCCAAAGAAGCTAAAAAAGAACCCAGCATTTACAAAGTATTTTCATTTGGATTTTTCATGAATATGGCTAATTACAGCAGTATTCCACTGCTTTTTGTGGCTTCTAAGGATGTAGGACTTACAGGGTTTCCTTTTGACTATCAAATAGCTTTACTTCTGGTTATATGCTTAATAATGAATATGATGGTTGAAATCCCGCTGATATTTTATGTTTTAGAAAGGCAGAGGGCTGCTAAGATTTTAAGGAAAGCAAATACATTTTTCATATCAAATGGAAACATTATCATGGGCATTTACATATTTTTAATAGGTTTGTTCCTCCTGTGGAGGGGGATAAATGTCTTAAATATTTTATAA